A genomic window from Clostridia bacterium includes:
- the cas6 gene encoding CRISPR-associated endoribonuclease Cas6 encodes MRLEIYLEPESAELVLPIHYNYVVQSAIYSLLDLAQAEFLHNVGFSAGGRVFKGFTFSRLMGQFSLQPQAGAIVFTGRLRLVISSPIKGFCDALATRLLVGGGVRLHSSSVRTVSVTASEPKVQSESIAVRTLSPVVSYSTMQKADGSRYTVYYQPGEPEFARLASANLIKKAQALAGLTSIAGEATVRPVEQLRMSIIDYKGTVIKGYSGRLGLQGPSVLLQMALDAGLGSKNSQGFGCLEYAPEGGSHANREPDKAWKASGGWRQQRG; translated from the coding sequence GTGCGTCTGGAGATCTACCTTGAACCGGAATCGGCGGAGCTTGTGCTTCCTATTCATTACAACTACGTCGTTCAGTCTGCGATATACTCTCTTCTTGACTTGGCCCAGGCAGAATTCCTTCACAACGTAGGCTTTTCTGCTGGCGGTCGCGTTTTCAAGGGGTTCACGTTCTCGCGGCTAATGGGGCAGTTCAGCCTGCAACCACAAGCAGGCGCCATAGTCTTCACTGGTCGGCTTCGTCTTGTGATCTCTTCACCTATAAAGGGATTCTGCGATGCCCTGGCTACTCGCCTTCTGGTGGGCGGCGGCGTTCGGCTACACAGTTCCAGTGTCCGCACAGTCAGTGTCACGGCAAGTGAACCGAAGGTCCAATCTGAATCGATCGCTGTGCGCACCCTCTCTCCGGTAGTGTCATACAGCACCATGCAGAAGGCTGACGGGTCGCGATACACTGTCTACTATCAGCCTGGCGAACCGGAATTCGCCAGGCTGGCGTCAGCTAATCTGATCAAAAAGGCCCAGGCGCTAGCCGGTCTCACATCGATTGCGGGCGAGGCAACAGTCCGTCCTGTGGAACAGCTCAGGATGAGCATTATAGATTATAAAGGAACAGTCATAAAGGGCTACTCAGGGCGTCTTGGCCTTCAAGGGCCCAGCGTTCTGCTTCAAATGGCGCTCGACGCAGGGCTAGGTTCTAAAAATTCCCAGGGTTTCGGATGTTTGGAATACGCTCCGGAGGGGGGATCCCATGCTAATCGAGAGCCTGATAAGGCTTGGAAGGCCTCTGGTGGCTGGCGGCAGCAACGCGGATGA
- a CDS encoding DUF3298 domain-containing protein, producing the protein MRTRTVQIIAAALLAFMVFGACSGASVAHAAAADAWTGIPRGWRLAGSIGDSKASYAIQADIRIINSQVMGEYYYLSSGKLLEIYGDLKGTAFDASEYERWDHVTGKWTGKIDMATGRVTGTWTSPDESRSFSIALEPVASYVWDARVEHRIVDVDSSLPVFSARTRIASSAEDLAASVSAAAQKAALADLPLEYAPDPSDPDRGDQRWAVSTFGKVVYWSDSVISMMHEIYTFSGGAHGMTAYESINTWMQNGTPKRVYLQDVLLNGSGYQKAIEKHILADLKAQGAAFVASGEVQSVPEESLERFVLLPKGIAFYFGPYEMGSYAEGVYVSIVPWKTLTPYLNANGPAADLMKVKF; encoded by the coding sequence ATGAGAACACGGACGGTTCAGATCATCGCAGCAGCGCTCCTGGCCTTCATGGTGTTCGGGGCCTGCAGCGGCGCCAGCGTGGCCCACGCGGCAGCGGCTGACGCATGGACAGGCATTCCCAGAGGATGGCGCCTCGCCGGGAGCATAGGAGACTCTAAGGCCTCATATGCCATTCAGGCGGATATCAGGATCATCAACTCACAGGTCATGGGAGAGTACTACTACCTCTCGTCCGGGAAGCTTCTGGAGATATACGGAGACCTCAAAGGAACCGCATTCGACGCTTCGGAGTATGAGAGATGGGATCACGTCACTGGCAAGTGGACGGGAAAGATAGACATGGCGACGGGAAGAGTCACAGGAACCTGGACGTCGCCAGATGAATCGAGGTCCTTCAGCATCGCCCTTGAACCAGTCGCCTCATACGTATGGGATGCCCGGGTGGAGCACAGGATCGTAGATGTAGATAGCTCCCTGCCGGTATTCTCGGCGAGAACCCGGATCGCCTCATCTGCAGAGGATCTGGCGGCATCTGTATCAGCAGCAGCCCAGAAAGCCGCTTTGGCTGATCTCCCCTTGGAGTACGCCCCCGACCCCAGCGACCCTGATAGAGGCGATCAGCGCTGGGCTGTGTCCACATTTGGCAAGGTCGTCTACTGGTCGGACAGTGTGATCAGCATGATGCACGAGATCTATACATTCTCCGGCGGCGCGCATGGTATGACGGCCTACGAATCGATCAACACATGGATGCAGAACGGCACTCCCAAAAGGGTGTACCTGCAGGATGTTCTGTTGAACGGATCTGGCTATCAGAAGGCCATCGAGAAGCATATTCTTGCCGATCTCAAGGCCCAGGGCGCGGCATTCGTGGCCAGCGGAGAAGTGCAGAGCGTGCCTGAGGAGTCCCTGGAGCGGTTCGTCCTCCTCCCCAAGGGGATCGCCTTCTACTTCGGACCGTACGAAATGGGTTCTTACGCAGAAGGCGTGTATGTTTCCATCGTCCCGTGGAAGACCCTCACGCCATACCTGAATGCCAATGGGCCAGCAGCGGACCTGATGAAGGTCAAGTTCTAG
- a CDS encoding radical SAM protein, whose translation MCSDGVTIQETSCKSALTRTGIPGVEYALNPYVGCAHACVYCYASFMTRFSSHTGAWGSWVDAKVNIPDVLEKEVTRLISRQSKRRPDGQGVLVNIPEASAPPVAPTITISSVTDPYQPLEGTCQLTRACLEALARAANCSPGADPGADSVADSVANPRANLRANAVRPVIPRASILTKSALVVRDIPILRDLPGSEVGMTITTLDDSLARLVEPGASPPSLRLQALERLSSESIPTWGFISPVLPYYSDSLTALEAMMKRLSEAGVSRILVDRMNPYPAAVSGFTRVARPEAIRALAGYRSSPEAYLARLKDAALTASSGLDVEIRVLF comes from the coding sequence GTGTGTTCAGATGGGGTGACCATACAGGAGACTTCATGCAAGTCTGCGCTGACCCGCACTGGAATCCCAGGGGTGGAGTACGCTCTCAACCCGTACGTTGGATGTGCCCATGCATGCGTGTACTGCTACGCATCGTTCATGACCAGGTTCTCGAGCCACACTGGCGCCTGGGGGAGCTGGGTGGATGCCAAGGTGAACATCCCGGATGTCCTCGAGAAAGAGGTCACGCGCCTGATCTCGCGGCAGAGCAAACGGAGGCCAGACGGCCAGGGAGTGCTTGTGAACATCCCCGAGGCATCGGCGCCGCCAGTCGCACCCACGATCACCATCTCTAGCGTAACCGATCCTTATCAGCCTCTCGAGGGCACTTGCCAGCTGACGCGCGCCTGTCTCGAGGCGCTGGCCAGGGCTGCCAACTGCAGTCCGGGAGCAGATCCTGGGGCAGATTCTGTGGCAGATTCTGTGGCAAATCCCCGGGCGAATCTCCGGGCGAATGCAGTTCGTCCCGTCATTCCCAGAGCATCCATACTGACCAAATCCGCTCTGGTCGTGAGGGACATCCCCATACTCAGGGATCTCCCCGGCAGTGAGGTTGGCATGACCATAACCACTCTGGACGATTCCCTTGCTAGGCTCGTCGAACCTGGCGCATCCCCTCCGAGCTTGAGGCTTCAGGCCCTGGAGCGGCTGTCCAGTGAATCGATTCCCACCTGGGGTTTCATCAGTCCTGTTCTTCCCTACTACAGCGATTCACTGACGGCGCTGGAGGCCATGATGAAGCGCTTGTCGGAAGCGGGAGTATCCAGGATTCTGGTAGACCGGATGAACCCGTACCCTGCGGCAGTATCGGGATTCACCAGGGTAGCGCGCCCGGAAGCAATAAGGGCCCTCGCAGGCTACAGGTCCTCACCAGAAGCCTACCTGGCCCGCCTGAAAGATGCTGCTCTCACAGCCTCATCCGGACTGGACGTGGAGATCCGGGTGCTATTCTAG
- a CDS encoding HNH endonuclease yields MLQLEESIRCVHEGPVAAEYQRRLEMWAKLKEARGPHDVHPGLLRDLRVYGGGQGIWVDKAITGSVSPDGRGVTVGLLHTGEHRNYLSADGVIYHYARTSRPLGRDLQEISATKNAGLLRLPVFVVTTAGPGKSLRDVRIGWVEDWDDAGGAFLVMFGAVEQPMACVAQDPGRLFPPAQPACDCLPHSSKRRASSTRFRFGVFRRYGYKCAVCNIAVPELLDVVSLKPNRRKADDDPTHGLVLCALHHRAYEAGLFAIDPDTLHVVTPSNGPDAAALNVTRADLRHLPKAAEPQALDDTRNQH; encoded by the coding sequence GTGTTGCAGTTGGAAGAGTCGATTAGGTGCGTCCATGAAGGCCCAGTTGCAGCGGAATACCAACGCCGTTTGGAAATGTGGGCGAAGCTGAAAGAGGCTCGTGGGCCTCACGACGTTCATCCAGGCCTGCTCAGGGACCTAAGAGTCTACGGCGGCGGCCAGGGCATCTGGGTGGACAAGGCAATCACAGGCTCAGTGTCGCCAGACGGACGCGGTGTCACTGTAGGTCTGCTCCACACCGGTGAGCACCGCAACTACCTATCTGCTGACGGAGTCATCTATCACTATGCCAGGACGTCTCGTCCACTGGGCCGAGATCTTCAGGAGATCAGCGCCACGAAGAATGCTGGCCTCTTGAGGCTCCCCGTTTTCGTGGTCACGACGGCCGGGCCGGGCAAGTCCCTTCGCGACGTGCGCATAGGCTGGGTGGAGGACTGGGACGATGCCGGCGGGGCATTCCTTGTCATGTTCGGCGCGGTGGAACAGCCAATGGCTTGCGTCGCCCAAGACCCTGGACGGCTATTTCCACCAGCTCAGCCAGCCTGCGACTGCCTGCCGCATTCCAGCAAGCGCAGAGCCTCCAGCACCAGGTTTCGATTTGGCGTGTTCAGGCGTTATGGCTACAAATGCGCTGTGTGCAACATCGCAGTTCCAGAGCTGCTCGATGTCGTCAGCCTGAAGCCCAACCGCCGCAAGGCGGACGACGATCCCACGCATGGGCTTGTGCTTTGCGCACTACATCATAGAGCATACGAAGCAGGGCTGTTTGCCATAGACCCAGATACACTACATGTCGTCACACCCTCCAACGGACCAGATGCTGCTGCATTGAACGTGACACGCGCCGACCTGAGACATCTGCCCAAGGCAGCTGAGCCACAGGCCCTCGACGACACGCGCAACCAGCACTGA
- the pepF gene encoding oligoendopeptidase F, which translates to MAGRLTRREVPEDETWQLEDLFPTIAQWEAALANVDSEIATVTRYRGRLAEGPITLMQCLEAAEALARRFYHVELYAEMLLSGDGTDPANQAMAGRAAAARARVGAGLSFIEPEVLGLPDGTIQRCLEAEPGLKSFQRYLEKVLSNKPHVLSLQTEAILASLGEVMEAPYLLYNRAKSSDMQFEPVTDSTGREAPVSFAAYEVTLEKSSDAVLRRNAFASFTRGLSAYQNVLGGAFGTEIKKNVVLAKVRGFKSATHMFLHHQESSMAAYTVLLDVIQRDIAPHIRRYVELRKRVLGLDRIMYCDIEAPLDPGFDPELSFEEAGKQIVESAKIMGEEYTQVIRTALADRWIDRADNVGKSTGAFCASAYDAHPYVLTTWGNRARSMFTLAHELGHAVADVLTARNQRFANIDMSMFIVEGPSTFNEMVLAKYVLSQNNDGNVRRWVLMQVLGTYYHDYVRHMLEAELLRRIYDLAEAGTPITASVLSATQGDILNRFWDGLVEVDEGARLTWMRQPHYYMGLYPYTYSAGLTCSTLMAQAIDEEGQPAVNRWLEVLKSGGSVKPLDLMRRAGIDLEDPDTVTKAIAYVGQLVDEVEKSF; encoded by the coding sequence ATGGCTGGAAGGTTAACTCGGAGAGAAGTGCCAGAGGATGAGACATGGCAGCTTGAAGACCTTTTCCCGACTATCGCCCAGTGGGAAGCGGCGTTAGCAAATGTGGACTCGGAAATCGCCACGGTAACGCGCTACCGCGGTCGACTCGCAGAAGGGCCGATTACGCTAATGCAATGCCTCGAGGCGGCCGAGGCCCTTGCTCGGCGGTTCTACCACGTGGAGTTATATGCAGAGATGCTCTTATCAGGCGACGGAACTGATCCCGCGAACCAAGCCATGGCGGGACGGGCCGCCGCCGCCCGCGCGCGCGTCGGAGCCGGGCTGTCGTTCATCGAACCCGAGGTCCTAGGGCTTCCCGACGGAACCATACAGCGATGCCTGGAGGCCGAACCCGGTCTGAAGTCGTTCCAGCGCTACCTGGAGAAGGTCCTCAGCAATAAGCCTCATGTCCTCTCCCTGCAGACCGAGGCGATCCTGGCCTCCCTCGGCGAGGTCATGGAGGCGCCATACTTGCTCTACAATCGAGCCAAGAGCTCCGACATGCAGTTCGAGCCGGTCACCGATTCGACGGGGCGCGAGGCGCCAGTTTCGTTCGCTGCCTACGAGGTTACGCTGGAGAAGTCGTCCGATGCCGTCCTCCGGCGCAACGCATTTGCGTCTTTCACGCGCGGCCTGTCTGCCTACCAGAACGTGCTTGGAGGCGCGTTCGGAACGGAGATCAAGAAGAACGTTGTGCTCGCGAAGGTCCGCGGATTCAAGTCGGCAACCCACATGTTCCTGCACCATCAGGAGAGCTCGATGGCTGCATACACCGTTCTGCTGGACGTGATCCAGCGGGACATCGCCCCTCACATACGCCGGTATGTTGAGCTCCGCAAGAGAGTGCTAGGCCTGGACAGGATCATGTACTGCGATATCGAGGCGCCGCTGGACCCCGGGTTCGACCCCGAGCTGAGCTTCGAAGAAGCGGGCAAGCAGATAGTCGAGTCAGCCAAGATCATGGGCGAGGAGTACACCCAGGTCATCCGCACCGCCCTTGCCGACAGGTGGATCGACCGCGCCGACAATGTCGGCAAATCCACAGGAGCCTTCTGCGCTAGCGCCTATGACGCACATCCTTACGTACTCACCACCTGGGGCAACCGTGCTCGCTCCATGTTCACCCTTGCGCACGAGCTAGGACACGCAGTTGCGGATGTGCTCACCGCCCGTAACCAGCGCTTCGCGAACATCGACATGTCCATGTTCATTGTGGAAGGCCCATCCACATTCAACGAGATGGTTCTGGCCAAGTATGTGCTGTCGCAGAACAACGATGGGAACGTGCGCCGCTGGGTGCTCATGCAGGTGCTGGGCACTTACTACCACGACTACGTCAGGCACATGCTCGAAGCTGAGCTGTTGCGGCGAATCTACGATCTCGCCGAAGCCGGGACCCCCATAACGGCATCAGTGCTCTCTGCGACCCAGGGCGACATCCTGAACAGGTTCTGGGATGGACTTGTTGAAGTAGACGAAGGCGCCCGCCTCACATGGATGCGCCAACCCCATTACTACATGGGGCTATACCCCTACACCTACTCCGCCGGCCTAACCTGCTCAACGCTGATGGCGCAGGCCATCGACGAGGAGGGGCAGCCCGCCGTGAACAGGTGGCTTGAAGTGCTGAAATCAGGCGGCTCCGTGAAGCCCCTTGATCTGATGCGCCGCGCAGGCATAGACCTTGAGGACCCCGACACCGTCACAAAAGCCATCGCTTACGTTGGTCAGCTTGTTGATGAAGTGGAGAAGTCATTCTGA
- a CDS encoding FAD-linked oxidase C-terminal domain-containing protein has translation MNRYNPVTPEILKQLESITGPRGVVTDPERLCVYSHDETSEAAYVRMPEVVVKPQDAAEVSEVLRLANREMVPVTPRGAGTGLSGGCVPMCGGIVLSMERMNRIIDLDRQNLFIVVEPGVTTGEIQRKAREEGLLYAGDPCSAESSQIGGNLAENAGGNKAVKYGTTARHVYGLEVVLPSGEIMRLGGKCVKDVTGYDLIHLMVGSEGTLGVITRAWLKLLPLPRFSVALLVPFQSMQTAIEVVPKIMTAGGIIPTSVEFMDSPSIKASERYLNSSLPYSDAGAYIVIELEGNSETQVESEYEFIGKLCAESGALEVFVADNLSTHDRIWKARKCIAEALRLVSPVYCMEDITVPTSEIPGLLSEITAMSSRHGVAIPCFGHAGDGNIHATLLRGDMDELTWERVRDRLLEEIYTATYSRGGNLSGEHGIGAKRLASWSKFANPAQITVTKSIKAALDPNGILNPGKVVR, from the coding sequence GTGAATCGCTACAATCCGGTGACGCCGGAGATCCTCAAGCAATTGGAGAGCATAACGGGCCCTCGCGGCGTGGTCACCGACCCGGAGAGGCTATGTGTGTACTCTCATGACGAGACTTCGGAGGCGGCTTACGTTCGGATGCCCGAGGTCGTGGTGAAGCCGCAGGACGCCGCGGAGGTCTCGGAGGTACTGAGACTGGCAAACAGAGAGATGGTTCCCGTTACTCCGAGAGGCGCAGGCACGGGGCTTTCCGGGGGATGCGTGCCAATGTGCGGCGGGATCGTGCTGTCCATGGAGCGAATGAACCGGATCATCGATCTGGACCGTCAGAACCTATTCATCGTGGTCGAACCTGGGGTCACCACGGGGGAGATCCAAAGGAAGGCACGAGAGGAAGGACTGCTCTACGCAGGAGATCCGTGCTCAGCAGAGAGTTCACAGATAGGTGGGAATCTGGCCGAGAACGCCGGCGGCAACAAGGCCGTGAAGTACGGGACCACAGCACGACATGTCTATGGGCTGGAAGTGGTGCTGCCCAGCGGCGAGATTATGAGGCTGGGTGGCAAATGCGTTAAGGACGTCACCGGATACGACTTGATCCACCTGATGGTGGGCTCGGAGGGAACGCTCGGTGTAATCACGCGGGCCTGGCTCAAGCTTCTCCCGCTTCCGCGGTTCAGCGTGGCTCTGCTGGTCCCGTTCCAGTCGATGCAGACGGCGATAGAGGTCGTCCCGAAGATCATGACTGCCGGCGGCATCATCCCGACATCCGTGGAGTTCATGGACAGCCCTTCCATCAAAGCATCTGAGCGTTACCTGAACTCGTCGCTGCCGTATAGCGATGCCGGCGCCTACATCGTGATCGAGCTTGAGGGCAACTCGGAAACCCAAGTGGAGTCGGAATACGAGTTCATCGGGAAGCTGTGCGCGGAAAGCGGCGCGCTCGAGGTGTTCGTGGCCGACAATCTGTCGACACATGATCGGATATGGAAGGCCCGAAAGTGCATCGCAGAGGCATTGCGGCTGGTGAGCCCGGTGTACTGCATGGAGGACATCACTGTTCCCACATCCGAGATACCGGGTCTGCTTTCGGAGATAACCGCCATGTCTTCAAGGCATGGGGTGGCCATACCATGTTTCGGCCATGCAGGGGACGGGAACATCCACGCGACGCTGCTCCGGGGCGACATGGACGAGCTCACGTGGGAGCGTGTGCGCGACCGTCTGCTGGAAGAGATCTACACCGCCACATACAGCCGCGGCGGCAACCTCTCAGGGGAGCACGGCATCGGCGCCAAGAGGCTTGCTTCATGGAGCAAGTTCGCTAACCCGGCGCAAATCACAGTGACTAAGTCCATCAAGGCCGCCCTGGATCCTAACGGCATACTCAACCCGGGCAAGGTAGTGCGCTAG